The proteins below are encoded in one region of Cyprinus carpio isolate SPL01 unplaced genomic scaffold, ASM1834038v1 S000006768, whole genome shotgun sequence:
- the LOC109105362 gene encoding interleukin-12 subunit beta-like translates to MNKIVFVILQAALQMAGSISLRFIKPNVLVLEVSNLSSFEVLLHCEEQYKGEEIYWERNGESISQTGNFITVIIDGLHGGNFTCHRPNRDLLNYTLLLVHPVEFPKGVLIQSSDREFISCTARNYNGQFHCSWKWHQERIQRAVVYFTAIRNSSPINCTLDSDMSGLICIDKDYCQYSEESRSIKLTLFVRNLYRLEEHHRTFLIQDIVKPDKVSITKIQDDVFEWHPPETWSSPCSFFPLSYEVKVVPNNHSCDYTGSRVEKNETNETHYKVKFKKAYTFCVRAQDPLTKKVWGDWSHHHQRKDQHTSEK, encoded by the exons aTGAACAAGATTGTCTTTGTTATTCTTCAAGCTGCTCTTCAGATGGCAGGCAGCATTTCACTGAGGTTCATCAAGCCAAATG TTCTGGTTTTGGAGGTATCAAATCTGTCCAGCTTTGAGGTATTGCTGCATTGTGAAGAGCAATATAAAGGAGAGGAAATTTACTGGGAGAGGAATGGGGAAAGCATCTCTCAGACAGGGAACTTCATCACTGTTATAATAGATGGGCTGCATGGGGGAAACTTCACATGTCACAGACCAAACAGAGATCTTTTGAATTACACACTACTACTGGTCCATCCAGTCGAGTTTCCTAAAGGAGTTCTTATACAATCTAGTGACAGAG AATTCATTTCTTGCACCGCAAGAAACTATAATGGACAATTTCATTGCTCTTGGAAATGGCATCAGGAACGGATCCAAAGAGCTGTGGTATATTTCACAGCAATCCG AAACTCTAGTCCCATCAACTGCACTCTGGACTCGGATATGTCTGGGCTGATTTGTATTGACAAGGATTACTGTCAGTACTCCGAAGAGTCTAGGAGCATCAAACTCACACTGTTTGTCAGAAATCTTTATAGGCTGGAGGAGCACCACAGGACTTTCCTCATCCAAGACATTG TCAAGCCAGATAAAGTTAGTATCACCAAGATCCAAGATGATGTATTTGAGTGGCACCCCCCTGAAACATGGAGTTCCCCCTGCAGTTTCTTTCCCCTCTCCTATGAAGTGAAAGTGGTTCCCAACAATCATAGCTGTGACTACACAGGAAGTCGTGTCGaa AAAAATGAAACCAACGAGACACATTACAAGGTGAAATTCAAAAAAGCATATACTTTCTGCGTCCGAGCACAGGACCCACTAActaaaaaagtttggggtgacTGGAGTCATCATCATCA GAGAAAAGACCAGCACACCTCAGAAAAATAA